One genomic region from Anabaena sp. PCC 7108 encodes:
- a CDS encoding DUF2726 domain-containing protein, with protein MSVNPKRLVNPYEERMLEFLQTCIDENYKIHTQVSLCSFRELGSSLDIKLRNFFFSSSVDALITNKDYKPCLVVEFQSTYHDNDKARERDNKKLNLLTLAGVPLLYSRIKDFGLLHLYSQNEEIIFNLFTGEKRENAKALIRNYCEPDNFTNVLAIA; from the coding sequence ATGTCTGTAAACCCAAAAAGGCTTGTAAACCCTTACGAAGAAAGAATGTTAGAATTTCTCCAAACCTGCATAGATGAGAATTATAAAATTCATACACAGGTAAGCTTATGCTCATTTCGTGAATTAGGTAGCAGCCTTGATATTAAACTCAGAAACTTCTTCTTTAGCTCCAGTGTAGATGCTCTCATTACAAACAAAGACTATAAACCTTGTTTAGTTGTAGAATTTCAATCTACATATCATGATAATGATAAAGCAAGAGAGCGTGATAATAAAAAATTAAATTTACTAACATTGGCAGGAGTTCCATTACTCTATTCACGAATTAAAGACTTTGGCTTATTACATCTTTACTCTCAGAATGAAGAAATAATCTTTAACTTATTCACAGGTGAAAAACGAGAAAATGCCAAAGCCTTAATTAGAAACT